In one Bacillus sp. PK3_68 genomic region, the following are encoded:
- a CDS encoding peptidyl-prolyl cis-trans isomerase, which produces MNTIMSIKGKVKFPITLDSGVWIFDDRRIDLNTYFDTEEDSQALKDEEYTKNVSKFWDKEIREGAVFPPTIKSERKYEKEKVLTGTFAIPFEPFLKNAEPEPGAESLIIETDDEEITLPLERAEEIILAFSKEGKPLREDGPVHVLFKDGSNRDNPIRKVTAFRIS; this is translated from the coding sequence GTGAATACAATCATGAGCATTAAAGGCAAAGTTAAATTTCCAATCACTTTGGATTCAGGCGTATGGATCTTTGATGACCGGCGTATCGACTTGAATACATATTTCGACACTGAAGAAGACAGTCAGGCTCTTAAAGATGAAGAGTACACAAAGAATGTATCCAAGTTCTGGGATAAAGAAATCAGAGAGGGAGCTGTATTTCCGCCGACGATTAAATCCGAAAGAAAATATGAAAAGGAAAAGGTATTAACAGGCACATTTGCTATACCTTTCGAACCATTTTTAAAAAATGCCGAGCCCGAGCCGGGAGCCGAGTCTCTTATCATCGAAACAGATGATGAAGAAATCACCCTGCCGCTGGAACGAGCAGAGGAAATCATTCTGGCTTTCTCTAAAGAGGGCAAGCCGCTCCGCGAAGATGGTCCTGTCCATGTCCTTTTTAAGGATGGGTCAAATCGGGACAATCCTATTAGGAAAGTGACTGCCTTTCGGATCTCCTAA
- the typA gene encoding translational GTPase TypA — protein sequence MNTRNDLRNIAIIAHVDHGKTTLVDQLLKQSGSFRSNEHVEERAMDSGDIERERGITILAKNTAIQYKDTKINILDTPGHADFGGEVERIMKMVDGVLLVVDAYEGCMPQTRFVLKKALEQNLRPIVVVNKIDRDFARPEEVVDEVLELFIELDANDEQLEFPVIYASGINGTASTSPDKQDENMESLFEAIIEHIPAPIDNSSEPLQFQVALLDYNDYVGRIGIGRVFRGTIKVGEQVALMKTDGTVKQFRVTKLFGFMGLKRIEIQEANAGDLIAVSGMEDINVGETVCPVDYQEALPILHIDEPTLQMTFLVNNSPFAGREGKFVTARKIQERLEAQLETDVSLRVEDTDSPDAWIVSGRGELHLSILLENMRREGFEIQVSKPQVIVKEVDGVRCEPVERVQIDVPEEYTGAVIESLGSRKGEMLDMINNGNGQVRLIFMVPARGLIGYTTEFLTMTRGYGIINHTFDSYQPMQPGRVGGRRQGVLVSMETGKASQYGIMQVEDRGTIFVEPGTEIYGGMIVGEHTRENDLTVNITKVKQATNVRSATKDQTTTMKKPRIMSLEEALEYLNDDEYCELTPQSIRLRKKILDKNERERAEKKKKYEEI from the coding sequence TTGAATACAAGAAATGATTTAAGAAATATTGCGATCATCGCCCACGTTGACCATGGGAAAACGACTCTTGTTGATCAGCTTCTTAAACAATCGGGTAGTTTTAGAAGCAATGAGCACGTAGAGGAACGCGCGATGGATTCAGGTGATATTGAGAGAGAACGCGGAATCACAATCCTTGCAAAAAATACAGCTATACAATATAAAGATACAAAAATTAATATATTAGATACGCCTGGGCATGCCGATTTTGGTGGCGAAGTAGAGCGTATTATGAAAATGGTGGATGGTGTTTTGCTCGTTGTGGATGCTTATGAAGGGTGCATGCCGCAAACGCGTTTTGTGTTGAAAAAAGCACTTGAACAAAATCTGCGTCCGATTGTTGTAGTGAACAAAATTGACCGTGATTTTGCTCGTCCAGAAGAAGTAGTTGATGAAGTGCTTGAGCTGTTTATTGAACTTGATGCCAACGACGAACAGCTTGAGTTTCCGGTTATTTATGCTTCGGGTATTAATGGAACAGCCAGCACGTCTCCGGATAAGCAAGACGAAAATATGGAGTCTTTATTCGAAGCTATTATTGAGCACATTCCTGCACCGATTGACAACAGCAGTGAACCGCTTCAATTTCAAGTGGCTCTGCTCGATTATAATGACTATGTTGGCCGTATTGGAATTGGAAGAGTATTCCGAGGAACGATTAAAGTTGGCGAACAAGTAGCGTTAATGAAAACCGACGGAACAGTCAAGCAATTTCGTGTAACCAAGCTATTTGGCTTCATGGGGCTTAAGCGAATTGAAATTCAAGAAGCCAATGCTGGTGACTTAATTGCTGTTTCAGGAATGGAAGATATTAATGTGGGTGAAACAGTATGTCCGGTTGATTACCAGGAAGCTCTTCCTATCCTTCATATCGATGAGCCGACGCTGCAAATGACCTTCCTAGTAAATAATAGTCCGTTTGCCGGCCGTGAAGGAAAGTTTGTTACTGCGCGGAAAATTCAAGAACGACTTGAAGCTCAATTGGAGACAGATGTAAGTCTTCGGGTGGAAGACACGGATTCACCTGACGCCTGGATCGTTTCCGGACGCGGAGAACTGCATTTATCGATTTTGTTGGAAAACATGCGCCGGGAAGGCTTTGAAATTCAAGTTTCTAAGCCACAGGTTATTGTGAAAGAGGTTGACGGGGTACGTTGTGAGCCGGTTGAACGAGTTCAAATTGATGTGCCTGAAGAATATACTGGTGCTGTTATTGAATCATTAGGCTCGCGCAAAGGTGAAATGCTTGATATGATTAATAATGGAAATGGCCAAGTTCGTTTAATCTTCATGGTTCCTGCCCGTGGATTAATTGGCTACACTACAGAATTTTTAACAATGACCCGCGGTTATGGAATTATCAACCATACATTTGACAGTTATCAGCCAATGCAGCCGGGACGTGTAGGCGGACGCCGTCAAGGTGTACTTGTCTCCATGGAAACCGGAAAAGCTTCTCAGTATGGAATTATGCAAGTTGAAGACCGTGGAACGATCTTCGTAGAACCTGGAACAGAAATTTATGGCGGAATGATTGTTGGCGAACATACGCGCGAAAACGACTTAACTGTAAACATTACAAAAGTGAAACAAGCAACCAACGTGCGATCTGCCACAAAAGATCAAACAACTACAATGAAAAAGCCTCGCATTATGTCGCTTGAAGAAGCACTTGAGTATTTAAACGATGATGAATATTGCGAGTTAACGCCACAATCTATTCGTTTGCGTAAAAAAATTCTGGATAAAAATGAACGGGAGCGGGCAGAGAAAAAGAAAAAATACGAAGAAATTTAA
- a CDS encoding UPF0223 family protein, with the protein MEYSYPFSPDWSTEEVIDVIKFFEAIERAYETGINREELMTVYRRFKEIVPSKSEEKRLCNEFEEISGYSSYRTIQQVKSASADQKIKMR; encoded by the coding sequence ATGGAATATTCATATCCATTTTCACCAGATTGGTCCACAGAGGAAGTGATTGACGTGATTAAATTTTTTGAAGCAATTGAGCGCGCGTATGAAACGGGAATTAATAGAGAAGAGCTGATGACTGTCTACCGTCGGTTTAAAGAGATTGTGCCGAGCAAGTCAGAGGAAAAGCGGCTGTGCAATGAATTTGAAGAAATAAGTGGATATTCCTCTTACCGCACCATCCAGCAAGTGAAGTCTGCCTCTGCAGATCAAAAAATAAAAATGAGATAG
- a CDS encoding YlaH-like family protein, translating into MEGLEHVSPLLGALIKGVGGTYWAVRIYWLAIILLCVLVYNLGFAKKLSLAKNIVVYVSLIIGSLLLLILSYQLPVVESLIVAALVLGIYKFRLKMHKEENQN; encoded by the coding sequence GTGGAAGGATTAGAACACGTCAGCCCGCTGCTAGGAGCCTTGATTAAAGGGGTTGGAGGAACCTATTGGGCGGTAAGAATTTACTGGCTAGCTATTATATTGCTTTGTGTTCTTGTCTATAACCTCGGTTTTGCTAAGAAATTATCCTTGGCAAAAAATATTGTTGTGTATGTATCGCTCATTATCGGGTCGCTGCTGTTGCTCATCCTGTCTTACCAGCTGCCTGTTGTAGAGAGTCTAATTGTTGCCGCCCTTGTGCTCGGTATCTATAAGTTCAGACTCAAGATGCATAAGGAAGAGAACCAAAATTAA
- a CDS encoding PhoH family protein — protein MSKIYVLDTNVLLQDPHAIFAFEENEVVIPAVVLEELDSKKRYMDEIGRNARLVSKLIDKMREIGKLHERIELENGGSLRIELNHRSFQKLQEVFVEKTNDNRILAVAKNLSIEEEEKKGGRSVILVSKDTLVRVKADAIGLQAEDFLSDRVIEMSDIYKGFLEIYVPKELLDLFYKKGELPLSEIAHHPFYPNQFLILKDALGSSASAVGIVDAQGRMLKKLVHDEDIIWGIKPRNVQQMMAIELLMRPDVPLVTMAGKAGTGKTLIALAAGLLQTEDLQLFKKLLVARPIVPVGKDLGYLPGEKQEKLRPWVQPIYDNLEYLFNTKKPGEIDQILAGLHSVEVEALTYIRGRSIPEQYIIIDEAQNLTKHEVKTILTRVGERSKIVLMGDTAQIDHPYLDEYNNGLTYVIEKFKDQAVSGHIKLMKGERSGLAQLAADIL, from the coding sequence TTGAGTAAAATTTATGTGCTGGATACCAATGTCTTGTTACAGGACCCACATGCTATTTTCGCCTTTGAAGAAAATGAAGTTGTCATCCCGGCAGTGGTATTAGAAGAATTAGACTCCAAAAAAAGGTATATGGATGAAATAGGAAGGAACGCCAGACTTGTATCAAAGCTCATTGATAAAATGCGAGAGATCGGCAAGCTGCATGAACGGATTGAATTAGAAAATGGCGGAAGCCTAAGAATTGAATTGAATCATCGCTCTTTTCAAAAGCTTCAAGAAGTATTTGTTGAGAAGACAAATGATAACCGTATTCTGGCAGTAGCAAAGAACTTATCAATAGAAGAGGAAGAGAAAAAAGGCGGCCGATCTGTAATTTTAGTGAGTAAAGACACGCTCGTAAGGGTAAAAGCAGACGCAATTGGTTTACAAGCAGAGGACTTCTTGAGTGACCGTGTCATCGAGATGAGTGATATATATAAAGGTTTTTTAGAAATATATGTGCCCAAAGAGTTGCTTGATTTGTTCTATAAAAAGGGCGAGCTGCCTCTCTCTGAAATTGCCCATCACCCTTTTTATCCTAATCAATTTCTTATACTAAAAGATGCACTTGGCAGTTCAGCGTCCGCTGTTGGCATAGTAGATGCCCAGGGAAGAATGCTAAAAAAACTTGTGCATGATGAAGATATCATCTGGGGAATTAAACCGCGCAACGTCCAGCAAATGATGGCGATTGAACTGTTAATGAGGCCTGATGTTCCATTGGTTACTATGGCAGGAAAAGCGGGAACCGGAAAGACACTCATCGCCCTTGCGGCAGGACTTCTACAGACGGAAGATTTACAGCTTTTTAAAAAATTACTTGTCGCTCGGCCGATTGTTCCTGTCGGGAAAGATCTCGGTTACCTTCCTGGTGAAAAGCAGGAAAAACTGCGTCCGTGGGTTCAGCCTATTTATGATAATCTGGAGTATTTGTTTAATACGAAAAAACCAGGAGAAATTGATCAAATTTTAGCAGGACTCCATTCAGTGGAAGTGGAGGCTTTAACTTATATACGCGGGAGAAGCATCCCTGAGCAATACATTATTATTGATGAGGCACAAAATTTAACGAAGCATGAAGTGAAAACAATATTAACCAGGGTCGGAGAACGAAGCAAAATCGTTTTAATGGGTGATACTGCTCAAATAGATCACCCTTATTTAGACGAATATAACAATGGATTAACATATGTAATTGAAAAATTTAAAGACCAGGCAGTTTCAGGCCATATTAAATTAATGAAAGGGGAACGGTCAGGTCTGGCACAACTGGCAGCTGATATTCTTTAG
- a CDS encoding DUF1054 domain-containing protein produces MNFTGFTQADFDVFQIAGLDERMTALKALIRPKLEFLGDQFSGELSVLVGNEMFPHVAKHARRTVNPPNDTWVAFADNKRGYKKHPHFQIGLWQSHLFIWYAVIDESPNKADIGALLEEKISYLRKHIPGEFLWSDDHRKPEATKMKDLSDEQLLHLFQRLQSIKKSEILCGVHLPREKAIQLTGPELVAFIHDVFVKLIPLYKLS; encoded by the coding sequence ATGAATTTCACTGGTTTTACTCAGGCCGATTTTGATGTTTTCCAAATCGCTGGCTTAGATGAAAGAATGACAGCCTTGAAAGCATTGATTCGGCCTAAACTAGAATTTTTAGGCGATCAGTTCTCCGGAGAACTAAGTGTCCTGGTGGGAAATGAGATGTTTCCACATGTCGCTAAGCATGCCCGTAGAACAGTAAATCCGCCAAATGATACATGGGTTGCATTTGCTGACAATAAACGCGGGTACAAGAAACACCCTCACTTTCAAATTGGATTGTGGCAATCACATTTATTTATTTGGTATGCTGTGATAGACGAGTCTCCGAATAAAGCAGATATCGGTGCTCTTCTTGAGGAGAAAATATCCTATTTGCGAAAACACATCCCCGGTGAATTTCTCTGGTCCGACGATCACAGAAAACCGGAAGCGACCAAGATGAAAGATTTGTCTGATGAGCAATTACTCCATTTGTTCCAGCGCCTCCAATCCATCAAGAAATCGGAAATTCTTTGTGGTGTCCACTTGCCAAGGGAAAAAGCCATTCAGTTGACCGGCCCCGAGTTAGTGGCTTTTATTCATGATGTATTTGTAAAATTAATACCCCTATATAAATTGTCTTAA
- a CDS encoding pyridoxamine 5'-phosphate oxidase family protein — protein sequence MNVANRVETYLIPALFEALQEDRLVTIATIDEESGHPAVHAISWIRALDEHTLRIAVHSHSRMVRNLKHHPAVAIHLLANESAYAISGTGKILTEKAAGIPVQTAIIEISVSEIRDVMFYGSKVISEPRHEKTYDEQAAKKLDNQVLEALQKRADL from the coding sequence ATGAATGTGGCTAATCGAGTAGAAACTTATTTAATACCGGCCTTATTTGAAGCGTTGCAGGAAGACCGGCTCGTTACTATTGCTACTATTGACGAGGAATCCGGTCATCCAGCTGTTCACGCCATTTCCTGGATTCGTGCATTAGATGAACATACTTTGCGCATTGCAGTGCACAGCCACTCACGTATGGTGAGAAACCTTAAGCATCATCCTGCTGTTGCGATTCATTTATTAGCAAATGAATCGGCCTATGCTATATCAGGAACAGGAAAAATCCTTACCGAAAAAGCAGCAGGCATACCTGTTCAAACAGCGATAATTGAAATTTCCGTATCGGAAATCCGGGATGTAATGTTTTATGGATCAAAAGTTATCTCGGAACCAAGACATGAAAAAACATACGACGAACAAGCGGCAAAGAAGTTAGATAACCAGGTGCTGGAGGCATTACAAAAAAGAGCTGATTTATAA
- a CDS encoding aminotransferase class I/II-fold pyridoxal phosphate-dependent enzyme: MSQFDTPLFTGLKAHAAKNPVQFHIPGHKKGSGMDPEFRQFIGENALSIDLINILPLDDLHHPQGMIQQAQDLAAKAFGADHTFFSVQGTSGAIMTMVMTVCGPGDKIIVPRNVHKSVMTAIVFSGAVPIFIHPEVDPDLGISHGITTDAVLRALTEHPDAKGLLVINPTYFGISGDLKQIVEIAHSFNVPVLVDEAHGVHIHFHDELPMSAMQAGADMAATSVHKLGGSLTQSSVLNVKEGLIPTKRVQTILSMLTTTSTSYLLLASLDAARRRLATEGEKLIDEALSLAHSIREQINEIPNLYCVGAEILGSKATYDFDPTKLIIYVKQLGITGHEAENWLRENYNIEVELSDLYNILCIVTPGDTEKEANLLLRALTHMADVFEGTEEKMRTKVLLPDIPLLALSPRDAFYAETEVVPFEESAGRIIAEFVMVYPPGIPIFIPGEIITEENLTYIQKNQEAGLPVQGPEDSELKTLRVIKERKAII, from the coding sequence TTGTCACAATTTGATACACCATTGTTCACCGGCTTAAAGGCTCATGCAGCAAAAAACCCGGTGCAGTTTCATATTCCAGGCCATAAGAAAGGCAGTGGAATGGACCCTGAATTTCGCCAATTTATTGGAGAGAATGCTCTTTCTATCGATTTGATTAATATATTACCCCTTGACGATCTTCATCATCCTCAAGGCATGATCCAGCAGGCTCAGGACTTGGCGGCAAAGGCATTTGGAGCGGATCATACGTTTTTCTCCGTCCAAGGTACAAGCGGAGCCATTATGACGATGGTGATGACCGTTTGCGGACCTGGAGATAAAATTATTGTCCCCCGAAACGTTCATAAATCTGTCATGACAGCTATTGTCTTTTCTGGCGCTGTACCAATTTTTATCCACCCGGAAGTTGACCCGGATCTCGGAATTTCCCACGGCATTACAACGGATGCAGTTCTCCGGGCATTAACCGAACACCCCGATGCTAAGGGATTGCTTGTGATCAATCCAACCTACTTTGGTATTTCTGGCGATTTAAAACAAATTGTTGAAATAGCTCATTCATTTAATGTACCTGTTCTTGTTGATGAGGCACATGGGGTTCATATTCATTTCCACGACGAACTGCCAATGTCTGCTATGCAAGCGGGAGCAGATATGGCAGCAACAAGCGTGCATAAGCTTGGCGGCTCTTTAACACAAAGCTCTGTTTTAAATGTAAAAGAAGGGCTTATCCCAACGAAGCGTGTTCAAACCATCTTAAGCATGTTAACAACAACTTCCACTTCTTACTTGCTGCTTGCTTCTCTTGATGCTGCACGGAGGCGTCTTGCCACTGAAGGAGAAAAATTGATTGATGAAGCTCTTTCACTTGCCCACTCGATTCGTGAGCAAATCAATGAAATCCCTAACTTATACTGTGTAGGGGCTGAAATACTCGGATCAAAAGCAACTTATGATTTTGACCCGACCAAATTGATCATTTATGTAAAACAACTAGGTATTACAGGACACGAAGCAGAGAATTGGCTAAGAGAGAATTATAACATTGAAGTAGAGCTTTCAGATCTATATAACATTCTTTGTATTGTGACACCGGGAGATACGGAAAAAGAAGCAAACCTTTTGCTTCGCGCTCTTACTCACATGGCTGATGTATTTGAAGGAACCGAAGAAAAGATGCGCACAAAAGTCCTTCTTCCTGATATTCCATTACTGGCATTATCGCCCAGGGATGCCTTTTATGCCGAAACTGAAGTAGTGCCGTTTGAGGAGTCAGCCGGCCGGATTATCGCTGAATTTGTGATGGTCTATCCGCCTGGAATCCCGATTTTTATTCCTGGGGAAATTATTACAGAAGAAAACCTCACGTACATTCAGAAAAACCAGGAGGCAGGTCTACCAGTCCAGGGACCCGAAGATTCTGAATTAAAGACATTAAGAGTCATCAAAGAGCGAAAAGCGATTATTTAA
- a CDS encoding YlaI family protein — MRVKCILCEKIETIDDQLPVAKRLRNRPIHTYMCIECNERIAERTKARIATGKFHIYRSGKEQEIL; from the coding sequence GTGAGAGTTAAATGTATTTTATGCGAAAAAATTGAAACAATTGATGATCAGCTCCCCGTTGCCAAACGGTTAAGAAACCGGCCCATTCATACGTATATGTGTATTGAATGTAACGAACGGATCGCTGAGAGGACAAAAGCACGGATCGCTACCGGCAAGTTTCATATTTATCGTTCAGGCAAGGAGCAGGAAATTTTATAA
- a CDS encoding GapA-binding peptide SR1P, whose amino-acid sequence MGTIICKACMSTIEYFEDEKVSVAYSYCGCDEETELED is encoded by the coding sequence ATGGGCACAATTATTTGCAAAGCGTGTATGAGCACAATAGAATATTTTGAAGACGAAAAAGTTTCTGTTGCTTATTCTTACTGCGGTTGTGATGAAGAAACTGAGCTGGAGGACTAA
- a CDS encoding protein-glutamine gamma-glutamyltransferase: protein MIQLSGMPFYQNTMWPADRIESIIFQRMNDAPDVYSYQSISELLFEIRLRENIIASARKMNDGDSQFEPFEKSRCNPQYWYLTAVGGFQLKRGALPSEAIRDIYRNSSLYAFECATAKMIIYYHAVLHSIGDYSFNRFFQNIYLYSWHANPALGIETVKTNYFLPGDVVYFNNPDFDPNTSWWRGENAVVLEDGTCFGHGLGIETPSQIIHALNKRRKPGSSQSAYLKQSATRPSFKQLEKLSLLPRGYNTHPKQLIIFHNKSSISMERYLLYLNKAYQQTAHIYPFM, encoded by the coding sequence ATGATACAGTTATCAGGAATGCCATTTTACCAAAACACCATGTGGCCGGCTGATCGGATTGAAAGCATTATTTTTCAACGAATGAACGATGCTCCGGACGTTTATTCTTATCAATCTATTAGCGAGTTATTATTTGAAATCCGTTTACGAGAAAACATCATAGCTAGCGCACGAAAGATGAATGACGGCGATTCACAATTTGAGCCCTTTGAAAAATCTCGGTGCAATCCTCAGTACTGGTATTTGACAGCAGTCGGGGGTTTTCAGTTAAAGCGCGGCGCACTGCCCTCCGAAGCTATTCGGGACATTTATCGGAATAGTTCACTCTATGCATTTGAATGCGCTACAGCCAAGATGATTATCTATTATCATGCCGTTTTACATAGCATCGGAGACTATTCTTTTAACCGTTTCTTCCAAAACATTTATTTATACAGCTGGCATGCTAATCCTGCTCTTGGAATAGAAACAGTGAAGACAAACTATTTCCTGCCCGGAGATGTTGTGTATTTTAATAATCCTGACTTTGATCCAAACACCTCCTGGTGGAGAGGAGAAAATGCTGTCGTTCTTGAGGATGGCACATGCTTTGGACACGGCTTAGGGATAGAAACTCCCTCGCAAATCATTCATGCCCTAAACAAAAGAAGAAAACCAGGAAGCAGTCAATCCGCCTACCTCAAACAATCAGCTACAAGACCCTCTTTTAAACAGTTAGAAAAATTATCACTTCTGCCACGCGGCTATAATACTCATCCAAAACAGCTCATCATCTTTCACAATAAAAGCTCTATTTCAATGGAACGATATCTACTCTATTTAAATAAGGCCTATCAGCAAACGGCCCATATATATCCATTTATGTAA
- a CDS encoding polysaccharide deacetylase family protein — protein MRKLTILILLLVLSGCSGQSDKEQKEAPLVEKKVMGQPAEKQKDEREMKAKQEAPLYRVNQNNWTIEPIGSANPKVVLLTIDDAPDKYALEMAKILKSENVSAIFFVNGQFLENEENKKMLKEIDQMGFMIGNHTYSHKDLKSLSEEEQKEEILKVNEMVEKTIGKRPVFFRAPFGSNTDFSRQLIRKEKMSIMNWTYGYDWEKEYMTKESLSDVMVNTPMLTNGANILMHDRQWTKEALSVMVTGLQEKGYEIIDPKMIATEQNQE, from the coding sequence ATGAGAAAGTTAACCATTTTAATACTTCTTTTAGTTTTGTCTGGATGCAGCGGACAGAGTGATAAAGAGCAGAAGGAGGCACCACTTGTAGAAAAGAAAGTGATGGGCCAACCGGCCGAGAAGCAGAAAGATGAAAGGGAAATGAAAGCCAAACAAGAGGCACCACTTTATCGGGTCAACCAGAACAATTGGACAATCGAACCTATCGGCTCAGCCAATCCTAAAGTTGTGCTGCTTACTATTGACGATGCACCAGACAAATACGCATTGGAAATGGCTAAAATACTTAAAAGCGAAAACGTTTCTGCTATCTTTTTTGTAAATGGACAGTTTTTGGAGAACGAGGAAAATAAAAAAATGCTGAAGGAAATAGATCAAATGGGGTTTATGATCGGCAATCATACTTATTCTCATAAAGATTTAAAAAGTTTGTCAGAGGAAGAACAGAAAGAGGAGATTTTAAAAGTGAATGAAATGGTTGAAAAAACTATTGGCAAACGCCCTGTCTTTTTCCGCGCTCCATTTGGCAGTAACACAGATTTTTCGAGACAGCTAATCCGAAAAGAAAAGATGAGTATTATGAATTGGACATATGGCTACGATTGGGAAAAGGAATACATGACCAAAGAAAGCTTATCAGATGTGATGGTGAATACACCAATGTTAACGAACGGAGCAAATATCCTGATGCATGATAGGCAATGGACCAAAGAAGCATTAAGTGTAATGGTTACGGGCCTGCAGGAAAAGGGCTATGAGATCATTGATCCTAAAATGATTGCAACAGAGCAAAATCAAGAGTAA
- a CDS encoding YlaF family protein — translation MKEIKWIFVFFAVAAAACMIGMGIAIGEQSILGLALCIVALVAVMGFGFSTKAKMRRAGKL, via the coding sequence GTGAAAGAGATTAAATGGATTTTTGTATTCTTTGCCGTTGCTGCTGCAGCCTGCATGATCGGCATGGGAATTGCTATAGGAGAACAAAGTATACTAGGTCTGGCTTTATGCATAGTAGCTCTTGTTGCAGTTATGGGATTTGGCTTCTCCACAAAAGCAAAAATGAGAAGAGCCGGAAAACTATAG
- a CDS encoding inositol monophosphatase family protein: protein MVNWTEVDQQVKTWIMEAGASIRESFKHSLSIHTKSNPNDLVTNIDEETEQFFISNIRKAYPGHSILGEEGQGDQLASLQGIVWMIDPIDGTMNFVHQQRHFAISIGIYEDGIGRLGYIYDVAHDELYYAERGNGAYMNGVRLPSLKEVPLEKALIAVNATWLVKNRYFDEKKLVELATTVRGARSYGSAALELAYVASGRLDSYLSMRLSPWDFAAGKILVEEVGGIVTNLSGDKLNMMGTNSVFAGAPILHGRILNEFLLKK from the coding sequence ATGGTAAATTGGACGGAAGTGGATCAGCAGGTAAAGACGTGGATTATGGAAGCAGGCGCTTCTATACGTGAATCTTTTAAACATTCTTTAAGCATTCACACAAAATCGAATCCGAACGATCTAGTAACAAACATCGATGAAGAGACAGAACAGTTTTTTATTTCCAACATTCGCAAGGCCTATCCTGGCCATTCTATCCTAGGGGAGGAAGGGCAGGGGGATCAGCTTGCTTCCCTGCAAGGGATTGTCTGGATGATTGATCCGATCGATGGAACGATGAATTTTGTGCATCAGCAGCGTCATTTCGCCATTTCAATTGGCATCTATGAAGACGGCATTGGGCGTTTAGGCTATATTTATGATGTGGCTCATGATGAGTTGTATTATGCGGAACGTGGAAATGGAGCTTACATGAATGGAGTAAGGTTGCCTTCTCTAAAAGAGGTGCCGCTCGAGAAAGCGCTTATCGCTGTTAATGCTACCTGGCTCGTAAAGAACAGGTATTTTGACGAAAAGAAGCTTGTGGAGCTAGCGACAACGGTGAGGGGAGCACGTTCCTATGGATCCGCTGCGTTAGAGCTTGCTTATGTTGCATCAGGGAGGCTAGATAGTTATTTATCCATGAGGTTATCTCCTTGGGACTTCGCTGCCGGGAAAATCTTGGTGGAAGAAGTTGGGGGCATAGTAACGAATTTATCTGGAGACAAGTTGAATATGATGGGAACAAACAGTGTTTTTGCGGGAGCTCCGATACTTCATGGACGAATACTAAACGAGTTTTTATTAAAAAAATGA
- a CDS encoding YhcN/YlaJ family sporulation lipoprotein, whose translation MKWILPFLTIALLFGCTAQKDAGLNMEEQATDETRYKAQVNNSEANNNDRISMGEASRRLAATARTMPGVNDATAVAWGRYAIVGIDVDANLDRSEVGSIKYTVAEGLKNQPYGAESVVVADPDLYARLKEIGQDIEDGRPLQGLANELADIAGRAMPEVPGNLVDDRADQSTEQPKKKLSPSESRELEKQQEEQSNHHK comes from the coding sequence ATGAAATGGATTCTTCCCTTTCTGACAATTGCTCTTCTTTTCGGATGTACCGCCCAAAAAGATGCAGGGCTAAATATGGAGGAACAGGCAACTGATGAAACACGTTATAAAGCACAGGTCAATAATAGTGAAGCAAATAACAACGATCGTATTTCTATGGGTGAAGCGTCACGCCGATTGGCAGCAACCGCACGCACTATGCCAGGAGTAAATGACGCAACCGCGGTAGCTTGGGGACGATATGCCATTGTTGGAATTGACGTGGACGCTAATTTGGATCGCTCAGAAGTTGGTTCGATTAAATACACAGTTGCTGAAGGTCTGAAAAACCAGCCTTATGGGGCCGAGTCGGTTGTTGTCGCTGACCCTGACTTATATGCACGTTTAAAAGAAATCGGTCAAGATATCGAAGATGGCCGGCCTCTGCAAGGTCTTGCCAACGAGTTAGCTGACATTGCCGGACGAGCTATGCCTGAAGTGCCTGGAAATTTAGTAGATGATAGGGCCGACCAATCAACGGAACAACCGAAGAAAAAATTATCCCCTTCTGAGTCCCGTGAGTTAGAAAAGCAGCAGGAGGAACAATCGAATCACCACAAATAA